TCAGCCAGGTGCTGGCCGGCTACCGCACCCTCGACCTGGCCAACCTCGACGCAGGGACCCAGACCCGCTACGTCTACCGGGACGGACGGAGCCCCGCAGCGCCGCTGTCGCGCCAGACCGATGTGGTCGGGCCGGCGAACACCTCGGGTGGCTGGACGACCACGCTGCCCCGCCCCAGCTGGAAGGGTCATACCTTCCAGGGCTGGTGCAGTGTTGAGCTGCAGGGCGATGCGGGCTGCTCCGGCACTCTGCACTCGGCTGGCGCGCACCTGACTCTGAGCGAGCCCAGCGCTCTGTGGGCCGTGTGGGGCGAAGCCGACGACCCGGAGGAACTGGCCAACACCGGAGCGGAGAACACCGTCCCGCTGGCTCTGCTGGCCACAGCGCTGATCATCCTCGGCACCGGCCTGATCCTGACCAGGAGAACTGCCTGATCAGCACAGTCACCTAGAGACTGGCCGCTCCGCGGCCCCTCCCGGACCCCGTGAGGCCGCTACCTCGCGGGGTCTGGCTATGCTCAGAGCCGTGACCGACACCGCGCCACGGAAACTGCTCCGCCTCGAGGTGCGCAACGCGCAGACCCCGATCGAGCGCAAGCCATCCTGGATCAAAACCACGGCCAAGATGGGTCCGGAGTACAACGAACTGCAGCAGCTCGTCCGCGACGAGGGCCTGCACACGGTGTGCCAGGAAGCCGGCTGCCCGAACATCTTCGAATGCTGGGCCGACCGCGAAGCCACCTTCCTGATCGGCGGGGACGCCTGCACGCGGCGCTGCGACTTCTGCCAGATCGAGTCCGGCAAGCCGTCCGGCTATGACCCGGGCGAGCCGGAGCGGGTCGCCGAGTCGGTGTCCAAGATGAACCTGCGCTACGCCACGGTCACCGGCGTCTGCCGCGACGACCTCCCCGACGAGGGTGCCTGGCTGTACGCGGAGACGATTCGGGCCATCCACCGGGCCAATCCCGGCGTCGGGGTGGAGATGCTGGCTCCCGACTTCTCTGGCAAGGCCGAACTGCTGGCCCAGATCTTCGATGCCGCTCCGGAGGTGTTCGCCCACAACGTCGAGACCGTGCCCCGGGTGTTCCGGCGGATCCGTCCGGCCTTCGACTACCACCGCTCGCTGGGCGTGCTGACCGCGGCCCGTGACCGCGGGCTGGTCACCAAGTCGAACCTGATTCTGGGCATGGGCGAGACCCGCGAGGAGATCAGCCAGGCGCTGGTCGACCTGCACGAGGCCGGCACCGACCTGATCACGATCACCCAGTACCTGCGTCCGTCGCCGCGGCACCTGCCGATCGACCGCTGGGTCACCCCGGAGGAGTTCGACGAGTTGGCCGAAGAGGCCACCGAAATTGGCTTTGTGGGCGTACTCAGCGGACCATTGGTACGTTCTTCCTACCGGGCCGGCCGTTTGTACCGTCAGGCGATGGCCGCCCGGCAGGTATAAGCGGTAACTATGACCCGGAGCGGATAGATGGCGAGCGAGAAGGCCAAGGAACTGGCCGCCAAGCAGAAGGCTGAAGTCAAGGCGGCCAAGCTGGCGAAGAAGAACTCCACCAACCCCCGGGATTGGCCCTGGTACAAGCAGCTGTGGCAGACCTACAAGGTCACCGCGGAGGTCGATCCGAAGCTGAACTGGTACCTGGCCGGCACCTTCGTCGGCGTCCTGCTGGTCGCCACGGTGATCGGCTTCTTCGCTCCTCCGATGTGG
The nucleotide sequence above comes from Propionicimonas paludicola. Encoded proteins:
- the lipA gene encoding lipoyl synthase, with product MTDTAPRKLLRLEVRNAQTPIERKPSWIKTTAKMGPEYNELQQLVRDEGLHTVCQEAGCPNIFECWADREATFLIGGDACTRRCDFCQIESGKPSGYDPGEPERVAESVSKMNLRYATVTGVCRDDLPDEGAWLYAETIRAIHRANPGVGVEMLAPDFSGKAELLAQIFDAAPEVFAHNVETVPRVFRRIRPAFDYHRSLGVLTAARDRGLVTKSNLILGMGETREEISQALVDLHEAGTDLITITQYLRPSPRHLPIDRWVTPEEFDELAEEATEIGFVGVLSGPLVRSSYRAGRLYRQAMAARQV